From Microcystis aeruginosa NIES-2549, a single genomic window includes:
- a CDS encoding NAD(P)/FAD-dependent oxidoreductase: MTEKQPRVVIIGGGFAGLYTAKALKNAPVHVTLIDKRNFHLFQPLLYQVATGALSPADISSPLRLILRGHDNTDILLDHAIDIDPVKGEVILTDHPPIAYDQLVIATGVSHHYFGNDQWQPYAPGLKTIEDAVEMRRRIYLAFEKAEKEIDAEKRQALLTFVIVGGGPTGVELAGAIAEIAHGALRSDFHQINPTEAKILLLEGMDRVLPPYSPDLSAKAAASLIKLGVTVETNSIVTNIVEGCVSVRQGEKTTEIAAETILWAAGVKASRMGRILAERTGVNLDRVGRVIVEPDLSIAGYANIFVIGDLANFAHQGDKPLPGVAPVAMQEGEYLANLLISRLKGQTIQPFHYIDRGSLAVIGQNAAVVDLGFVKFSGFIAWLVWVWAHIYYLIEFDNKLVVMVQWGWNYFTRGRGARLITGEGQNLASGQLPQNNGQNNNNLAVSNPKETLSARS; this comes from the coding sequence ATGACTGAAAAACAGCCAAGAGTTGTTATCATAGGCGGCGGGTTTGCGGGTTTATACACGGCCAAAGCCCTAAAAAACGCTCCCGTTCATGTTACCCTCATCGATAAGCGAAATTTCCATCTTTTTCAGCCCCTTCTCTATCAAGTCGCTACTGGGGCGCTATCTCCGGCCGATATCTCCTCACCTTTGCGCTTAATCCTACGGGGTCATGACAATACAGATATTCTCCTCGATCATGCCATAGATATAGATCCAGTTAAGGGAGAAGTGATCTTGACAGATCACCCGCCGATCGCCTACGATCAATTAGTTATTGCCACGGGAGTCAGTCATCACTATTTTGGCAATGATCAATGGCAACCCTACGCCCCCGGGTTAAAAACCATTGAAGACGCAGTAGAAATGCGTCGTCGCATCTATCTCGCTTTCGAGAAGGCCGAGAAAGAAATCGATGCCGAAAAGCGGCAAGCTTTATTAACTTTTGTGATTGTCGGTGGCGGACCGACGGGGGTAGAATTAGCAGGAGCGATCGCTGAAATTGCCCACGGTGCGCTTCGGTCTGATTTTCACCAGATTAACCCCACAGAAGCGAAAATTTTGCTCTTAGAAGGGATGGATCGGGTATTACCTCCATATTCACCCGATTTATCCGCTAAAGCTGCTGCTTCTCTCATAAAATTAGGGGTGACAGTCGAAACTAACAGCATCGTTACCAATATTGTTGAAGGTTGTGTCAGCGTCCGTCAGGGAGAAAAGACGACAGAAATCGCTGCCGAGACAATTTTATGGGCAGCAGGGGTAAAAGCATCGAGAATGGGGCGAATTTTGGCCGAAAGAACCGGGGTAAATCTTGATCGCGTCGGCCGGGTAATCGTCGAACCCGATTTAAGTATCGCCGGTTATGCCAATATTTTTGTGATCGGGGATCTGGCTAATTTTGCCCATCAGGGAGATAAACCCTTACCCGGAGTTGCCCCTGTGGCCATGCAGGAGGGCGAATATCTGGCTAATTTATTAATTTCTCGCCTAAAAGGGCAAACTATTCAACCTTTTCATTATATCGATCGAGGTAGTCTGGCAGTTATCGGCCAAAATGCGGCCGTGGTTGATTTGGGATTTGTCAAGTTTTCCGGGTTCATCGCTTGGTTAGTCTGGGTTTGGGCTCATATTTACTATCTGATCGAATTTGATAATAAATTAGTGGTGATGGTGCAATGGGGTTGGAATTATTTTACCCGCGGTCGTGGCGCTCGTTTGATTACGGGAGAGGGGCAGAATTTAGCCTCGGGACAATTGCCGCAAAATAACGGCCAAAATAATAACAATCTTGCCGTTTCTAACCCGAAGGAAACTCTCTCTGCGCGATCATAA
- a CDS encoding sulfurtransferase TusA family protein: MTLDLRGTPCPINFVRTKLQLEKMPAGERLEVWLDAGEPIEQVPTSLTVEGYQIESIEDRDSFFVLKVYRPDS, translated from the coding sequence ATGACTTTAGACCTGCGCGGCACTCCCTGCCCGATTAATTTTGTCCGGACAAAATTGCAATTAGAGAAAATGCCCGCCGGGGAACGGTTGGAAGTCTGGTTAGATGCCGGGGAACCGATCGAACAGGTTCCCACTAGCCTGACAGTGGAGGGTTATCAGATAGAATCGATCGAGGACAGAGATAGCTTTTTTGTTCTCAAAGTCTATCGCCCCGATTCCTAA
- a CDS encoding M16 family metallopeptidase produces MTAILGKPATLNTPILHRLANGLTIIAESQPVEAVNLNVWLQVGSALESDQINGMAHFLEHMVFKGTPNLDSGEFERAIESRGAVTNAATSQEYTHYYITTAPQDFAHLAPLQLEVVLEALIPDEAFERERQVILEEIRRSQDNPRRRTFYRTMETCFQVLPYRRPVLGPMAVIENLTPQQMRDFHRTWYRPEWMTVAVVGNLPVDDLMAIVSDSLDNLGSNGNSDPISHPIANLQPEAPFNEIIRQEYEDENLQQARLILFWKVPGLRDLEKTYPLDVLAAILGQGKVSRLFQSLRQEKALVSQITASNMSQAVQGVFSVSAQLASENIEQVEREVIAQIGQIQQEAVTVSELERVKTQVANRFIFSNERPSDRANLYGYYHTQIGDLQPAFCYPQHIEALTLEDIQNACQEYLNPNAYGVVVVRPIQ; encoded by the coding sequence ATGACGGCTATCCTAGGGAAACCTGCCACGCTTAACACTCCAATTCTGCACCGTCTTGCTAATGGTTTAACGATTATTGCCGAAAGTCAACCGGTAGAAGCGGTTAATCTCAATGTTTGGCTGCAGGTCGGCTCGGCCTTAGAATCGGATCAGATCAATGGCATGGCTCATTTTCTCGAACACATGGTTTTTAAAGGAACCCCTAACTTAGACAGTGGCGAATTTGAACGGGCGATCGAATCGAGGGGAGCGGTGACTAATGCCGCTACTAGCCAAGAATACACCCATTATTACATTACCACTGCCCCGCAGGACTTCGCCCATCTGGCCCCGCTGCAGCTAGAAGTGGTTTTAGAAGCTTTAATTCCCGATGAAGCTTTTGAACGGGAAAGACAGGTTATTTTAGAAGAAATTCGTCGTTCTCAGGATAATCCCCGTCGTCGCACTTTTTATCGCACCATGGAGACTTGTTTTCAAGTTTTACCCTATCGTCGTCCGGTGTTGGGTCCGATGGCAGTGATTGAAAATCTTACTCCTCAACAAATGCGAGATTTTCATCGGACTTGGTATCGTCCCGAATGGATGACGGTGGCGGTGGTGGGTAATTTGCCTGTAGATGATTTAATGGCTATTGTGAGCGATTCTCTAGATAATTTAGGCAGTAACGGCAATTCTGATCCTATTTCCCATCCGATCGCTAATCTACAGCCTGAAGCCCCTTTTAACGAGATTATCCGTCAAGAATACGAGGATGAAAATTTGCAGCAGGCCCGCTTAATCCTATTTTGGAAAGTGCCGGGGTTAAGAGACTTAGAAAAAACCTATCCTCTCGATGTTTTAGCGGCTATTCTGGGTCAGGGCAAGGTATCGCGATTATTTCAATCTCTGCGCCAAGAAAAGGCCTTAGTTTCCCAAATAACTGCCAGTAATATGTCCCAAGCAGTGCAAGGGGTGTTTTCCGTGTCGGCCCAATTAGCCTCGGAAAATATCGAGCAGGTGGAGAGGGAAGTAATAGCACAGATTGGACAAATTCAACAGGAAGCTGTGACAGTTTCTGAACTGGAACGAGTTAAAACCCAAGTGGCCAATCGGTTTATTTTTAGCAATGAAAGACCGAGCGATCGAGCTAACCTTTACGGTTATTATCATACTCAGATCGGTGATTTACAACCGGCTTTTTGTTATCCCCAACACATTGAAGCCCTCACTTTAGAGGATATTCAAAATGCCTGTCAAGAGTATTTAAATCCTAACGCTTACGGTGTGGTGGTGGTAAGACCAATTCAGTAA
- the dnaJ gene encoding molecular chaperone DnaJ, with translation MPTDYYEILGVSRDAGKEDIKRAYRRLARKYHPDVNKELGAEEHFKEINRAYEILSEPETRNRYDRFGEAGVSGGAAGFDADNMGGFADIFETIFSGFGGMGGQTATRRRTGPTRGEDLRLDFRLKFREAVFGGEKEIRIRHLETCQTCKGSGARPGTSSHTCTTCNGTGQVRRATRTPFGTFAQVSVCPTCDGAGEVIEEKCDVCGGSGRRQETKKLKITIPAGVDNGMKLRVAREGDAGLKGGPPGDLFVYLTVENDGEFQREGNDIKSDISISYIQAILGCTIKVNTVDGQEDLTIPAGTQPNTVLILENKGVPKLGNPVSRGDHRITVKISIPTRVTGEERELLEKIAKVRGETVGKGGIEGFLGNIFHK, from the coding sequence ATGCCCACTGATTACTACGAAATTCTAGGTGTCTCGCGAGATGCCGGTAAAGAAGACATCAAACGCGCCTATCGTCGTCTCGCCCGAAAATACCATCCCGATGTTAACAAAGAACTGGGAGCCGAAGAACACTTCAAAGAAATTAACCGCGCCTACGAGATTCTCTCGGAACCAGAAACCCGCAATCGTTATGACCGCTTTGGTGAAGCTGGGGTTTCTGGGGGCGCTGCCGGTTTTGATGCCGACAATATGGGCGGTTTCGCCGATATATTCGAGACAATCTTTAGTGGTTTCGGGGGCATGGGCGGCCAAACAGCCACCCGCCGACGCACAGGCCCTACCCGGGGTGAGGATCTACGTCTCGATTTTAGACTAAAATTCCGCGAGGCAGTGTTTGGCGGTGAAAAGGAAATCCGGATCCGTCATCTGGAAACCTGTCAAACCTGTAAAGGCAGTGGGGCCAGACCAGGAACCAGTTCCCACACTTGTACTACTTGCAATGGTACTGGTCAGGTGCGCCGCGCCACCCGCACTCCCTTCGGTACTTTTGCTCAGGTTTCGGTCTGTCCCACCTGTGACGGCGCTGGCGAAGTGATCGAGGAAAAATGCGACGTTTGCGGCGGTTCCGGACGCAGACAGGAAACCAAAAAACTGAAAATTACCATCCCCGCCGGGGTTGACAACGGCATGAAATTGCGCGTTGCCCGGGAAGGTGACGCAGGACTTAAAGGCGGCCCGCCGGGGGATTTATTCGTTTATCTAACCGTGGAAAACGATGGGGAATTTCAACGGGAAGGCAATGATATTAAATCGGATATCTCGATTAGTTATATCCAAGCGATTTTGGGATGTACCATCAAAGTTAATACTGTAGATGGCCAAGAAGACCTGACTATCCCTGCCGGTACTCAACCGAACACCGTACTGATTTTAGAAAATAAGGGGGTTCCTAAATTAGGCAATCCCGTCAGTCGCGGTGATCATCGCATTACCGTTAAAATCTCGATTCCTACCCGTGTCACGGGAGAAGAACGGGAATTACTGGAAAAAATAGCGAAAGTTCGCGGGGAAACCGTGGGGAAAGGCGGCATCGAGGGATTTTTAGGTAATATCTTCCATAAATAA
- a CDS encoding glucokinase — protein MTILLGGDIGGTKTILRLVDCQNSSDSPQPLLTTLDQEIYSSKQYPDLVPIVQQFLARQTTIPPVAKACFGIAGPVVNNSSELTNLSWSLTGDRLSRELQIERVKLINDFAAIGYGVLGLAPEELHNLQSAPAVPDAPIAVIGAGTGLGEGFLIPVSKGKYRVFGSEGSHADFAPRSSLEYQLLNYLLEVYNIERISVERVVSGPGITSIYRFLHDSNYSQSSPAMAEIYRTWLAEMGKPQKTVDLAAKIASFAQDNSDDLCYQTMKIFVEAYGAEAGNLALKLLPYGGLYIAGGIAAKNLPLMTEGRFMKAFRAKGRMTELLSNIPVHIVLNAQVGLMGAVYCASQL, from the coding sequence ATGACGATTCTTTTAGGGGGAGATATCGGGGGAACTAAAACAATCCTGCGTTTAGTGGATTGCCAAAACTCATCGGATAGTCCCCAACCCCTGCTAACTACTCTCGATCAAGAAATTTATTCTAGTAAACAATACCCCGATCTGGTGCCGATCGTCCAGCAGTTTTTGGCCCGACAAACCACTATTCCCCCAGTGGCAAAAGCTTGTTTCGGTATTGCAGGTCCGGTGGTTAACAATAGTTCCGAATTGACTAATTTAAGTTGGTCTCTAACTGGCGATCGCCTAAGCCGCGAGCTGCAGATTGAGCGAGTAAAATTAATTAATGATTTTGCGGCGATCGGTTATGGGGTGTTAGGATTAGCCCCAGAGGAGCTGCACAATCTACAGTCGGCTCCGGCAGTACCGGATGCCCCGATTGCGGTTATCGGTGCGGGGACGGGGTTAGGAGAGGGTTTTTTGATTCCTGTCTCGAAGGGTAAATATCGGGTGTTTGGTAGTGAGGGTTCCCACGCCGATTTTGCCCCTCGATCGAGTTTAGAATATCAACTATTAAATTATCTCTTGGAAGTCTATAATATCGAGCGAATTTCGGTGGAGCGAGTGGTTTCTGGCCCCGGAATCACTTCTATCTATCGATTTCTCCACGATAGTAACTATAGTCAGTCATCACCGGCCATGGCGGAAATTTACCGTACTTGGTTAGCAGAAATGGGTAAACCGCAAAAAACCGTCGATTTAGCGGCTAAAATTGCCAGTTTTGCCCAAGATAACTCGGATGATCTCTGTTATCAAACCATGAAAATCTTTGTCGAGGCCTACGGTGCGGAAGCGGGCAATTTAGCCCTCAAGTTGCTTCCCTACGGAGGATTATACATCGCGGGGGGGATTGCGGCCAAAAATCTTCCCCTAATGACCGAGGGTCGCTTTATGAAGGCTTTTCGGGCTAAAGGTCGGATGACGGAGCTATTAAGCAATATTCCCGTCCATATCGTCCTTAATGCCCAAGTGGGACTAATGGGGGCGGTTTACTGTGCTAGTCAGCTATGA
- the rsgA gene encoding small ribosomal subunit biogenesis GTPase RsgA, whose translation MVDAQLTDLYGTVVAVQANFYQVRLDSAVMGENLLCTRRARLQKIGQSVMVGDRVRVEEANFDDRQGVIAEVLPRSTEIDRPAVANIEQILLVFALAEPVLDPWLISRFLVKAESTGLEIAVCVNKIDLGEPKQIEVWGDRLAAWGYRPFFVSVEKNRGFEALLAQLNHKITLLAGPSGVGKSSLINCLIPEINQRVGDVSGKLQKGRHTTRHVELFALPNRGLLADSPGFNQPDINCSPEQLTFYFPEVRQRLALGNCQFNDCTHRREPNCVVRGDWERYQHYLEFLEEAIAREQSLQKTSTKESSLKLKIKEAGQEIYEPKLANKKYRRPSRRGKNQDQERYENKTLQDIYNDDSE comes from the coding sequence ATGGTAGATGCACAATTAACCGATTTATACGGCACAGTGGTGGCCGTACAGGCGAATTTCTATCAGGTACGCTTGGATTCTGCCGTTATGGGCGAGAATCTCCTCTGTACCCGTCGCGCTCGCTTGCAAAAAATCGGTCAATCGGTGATGGTTGGTGATCGGGTGCGCGTGGAGGAAGCCAATTTTGATGATCGGCAGGGGGTGATCGCAGAAGTCCTCCCCCGCAGTACCGAGATCGATCGGCCGGCCGTTGCTAATATCGAGCAGATTTTGCTAGTTTTTGCCCTTGCTGAACCTGTCCTCGATCCTTGGCTGATTAGTCGTTTTTTGGTGAAAGCCGAGTCCACAGGCTTGGAAATTGCCGTCTGTGTCAATAAAATCGATCTGGGGGAACCGAAACAAATAGAGGTCTGGGGCGATCGCCTAGCTGCTTGGGGATATCGGCCCTTTTTTGTCAGTGTGGAGAAAAATCGGGGATTTGAGGCTTTATTAGCACAATTAAACCATAAAATCACTCTCTTGGCCGGTCCGTCCGGGGTGGGAAAATCGAGTTTAATTAATTGCCTAATTCCTGAGATTAATCAACGGGTGGGGGATGTGTCGGGAAAACTGCAAAAAGGTCGTCACACTACCCGTCATGTGGAGTTATTTGCTTTACCAAATCGGGGTTTATTGGCCGACAGTCCGGGGTTTAACCAACCGGATATTAACTGTTCACCAGAACAATTAACTTTTTATTTTCCGGAAGTGAGACAGCGTTTAGCTTTGGGAAATTGTCAATTTAATGATTGTACTCACCGTCGGGAACCTAACTGTGTGGTGAGGGGAGATTGGGAACGTTACCAACATTATTTAGAGTTTTTAGAAGAAGCGATCGCACGAGAACAGTCATTACAGAAAACTAGCACAAAAGAGTCAAGTTTAAAGTTAAAAATTAAGGAAGCAGGTCAAGAAATCTACGAACCCAAATTAGCTAATAAAAAATATCGTCGTCCCTCCCGTCGCGGCAAAAATCAAGATCAGGAACGCTACGAAAATAAAACTCTCCAAGATATTTATAATGACGATTCTGAATAG
- a CDS encoding fructosamine kinase family protein, giving the protein MWTQIARHITQTTEKPFEIEKSRPVSGGCINQGYAVSGNGLIYFVKINQANQEAMFAAEALGLKQIHATKTIRVPEPICWGIAEKSSYLVLEWLEFGGGNSQSWEKMGRNLAHLHQVSLSDRFGWQCNNTIGSTPQINTISNNWADFFAHQRIGYQLRLAKERGGNFPDEDQVIPAISEILSQHQPHPSLVHGDLWSGNAAITVDGEPVILDPATYWGDREVDLAMTELFGGFPAAFYRGYNDVFPLDAGYQQRKTLYNLYHILNHFNLFGGGYASQANRMLQEIL; this is encoded by the coding sequence ATGTGGACTCAAATTGCTCGACATATTACCCAAACCACAGAAAAACCCTTTGAAATCGAGAAAAGTCGTCCCGTTAGTGGAGGCTGTATCAATCAGGGTTATGCCGTCAGTGGCAATGGTTTAATTTATTTCGTTAAGATTAACCAAGCGAACCAAGAGGCCATGTTTGCCGCCGAAGCTTTAGGATTAAAGCAAATTCACGCTACCAAGACTATCAGGGTTCCGGAGCCAATTTGTTGGGGAATTGCCGAGAAATCTAGTTATTTAGTGCTAGAGTGGTTAGAATTCGGCGGTGGCAATAGTCAAAGCTGGGAAAAAATGGGGCGAAATTTAGCTCATTTACATCAAGTTTCCCTATCCGATCGCTTTGGTTGGCAGTGTAATAATACCATTGGTTCTACTCCCCAGATTAATACCATTAGTAACAATTGGGCGGATTTTTTCGCTCATCAGCGCATTGGCTATCAATTAAGACTTGCGAAGGAGCGCGGCGGCAATTTTCCCGACGAGGATCAAGTTATTCCCGCTATTAGCGAGATTTTGAGTCAGCATCAACCCCATCCCTCCCTCGTCCACGGTGATTTGTGGTCGGGAAATGCGGCAATTACCGTCGATGGGGAACCGGTAATTTTAGACCCTGCCACCTATTGGGGAGACCGGGAGGTAGATTTAGCCATGACGGAACTTTTTGGCGGTTTTCCGGCGGCTTTTTATCGGGGTTATAACGATGTTTTCCCCCTTGATGCCGGTTATCAACAGCGCAAAACTCTTTACAATCTCTACCACATTCTCAATCACTTTAATTTATTTGGTGGTGGTTACGCCTCCCAGGCCAATCGGATGTTACAGGAAATTCTTTAA